One genomic region from Pseudoduganella dura encodes:
- a CDS encoding S1 family peptidase, which yields MLPTRLAATFQFAITLTCGAAAWAAPAPPSTQPALPGSQPAPGGAPAPRRAPAQGETAPLPTPSSAAQKLYAAAKADLLQVRSLLKSGRTQSSVGSGFLVGTSNLVLTNYHVVSEFALDPATYTGEWVDTSGQRGSIELLAVDVLHDLAVVRVNRYGTGFFKVPEDAVKLTQGQYLYSLGNPLDLGFAISEGAYNGVISRSFYDQLMFTGPINSGMSGGPSVTADGEVAGVNVAKRLDGELVSFLVPIRYAQRLLKQVAEKAVPPKDFTAIVTQQLLAHQKGMVDQLLSGPLTKKVMGSYEVPVRESEQMRCWGNSSAQAAARSEKPFAVDTTSCAMESAVFVSGSLQTGAIGIRHQYLRSTGLDAIRFAQLSSASFKNESFGSYKDSRMTGPQCTEQFVTNGSLPMRAVLCVRAYRKFAGLYDFSLLTASTDDGAMNLQSRLDARGVSYENGMRTARAFLEALARTSVK from the coding sequence ATGCTACCAACCCGGCTTGCTGCAACCTTCCAGTTCGCGATCACCCTCACCTGCGGCGCCGCCGCATGGGCCGCGCCCGCTCCCCCGTCGACACAGCCAGCCCTGCCCGGTTCGCAGCCGGCGCCCGGCGGCGCCCCCGCGCCACGGCGCGCGCCGGCGCAAGGCGAAACGGCGCCGCTGCCCACGCCCTCTTCCGCCGCCCAGAAACTGTACGCCGCGGCCAAGGCCGACCTGCTGCAGGTGCGTTCGCTGCTGAAAAGCGGCCGCACCCAGTCGTCGGTCGGTTCCGGCTTCCTGGTCGGCACCTCGAACCTGGTGCTGACCAATTACCATGTGGTTTCCGAGTTCGCGCTCGACCCGGCGACCTATACCGGCGAGTGGGTCGACACGTCCGGCCAGCGCGGCAGCATCGAACTGCTGGCGGTCGACGTGCTGCACGATCTCGCGGTGGTGCGCGTCAACCGCTACGGCACCGGCTTCTTCAAGGTGCCCGAGGATGCGGTGAAGCTGACCCAGGGCCAGTACCTGTACTCGCTCGGCAATCCGCTCGACCTGGGCTTCGCGATTTCCGAGGGCGCCTACAACGGCGTCATCTCGCGCAGTTTCTACGACCAGCTGATGTTCACCGGGCCGATCAATTCGGGCATGAGCGGCGGGCCCAGCGTGACGGCCGACGGCGAAGTGGCCGGCGTCAACGTGGCCAAGCGGCTCGACGGCGAGCTGGTCAGTTTCCTCGTGCCGATCCGCTATGCGCAGCGGCTGCTGAAGCAGGTGGCGGAAAAAGCCGTGCCGCCGAAGGATTTCACGGCCATCGTCACGCAACAGCTGCTGGCCCACCAGAAGGGGATGGTCGACCAGTTGCTGTCCGGCCCGCTGACGAAGAAGGTCATGGGCTCGTACGAAGTGCCGGTGCGCGAATCGGAACAGATGCGCTGCTGGGGCAACTCCAGCGCGCAGGCGGCGGCGCGCAGCGAAAAGCCGTTCGCCGTCGATACCACCAGCTGCGCGATGGAGTCGGCGGTGTTCGTTTCGGGATCGCTGCAGACCGGCGCGATCGGCATCCGCCACCAGTACCTGCGCAGCACCGGCCTCGATGCGATCCGCTTCGCGCAGCTGTCATCGGCCTCGTTCAAGAACGAGTCGTTCGGCAGCTACAAGGACAGCCGCATGACCGGCCCGCAATGCACCGAACAGTTCGTGACGAACGGCTCGCTGCCGATGCGCGCCGTGCTGTGCGTGCGCGCCTACCGCAAGTTCGCCGGCCTGTACGATTTCTCGCTGCTCACCGCCAGCACCGATGACGGCGCCATGAACCTGCAAAGCCGGCTCGATGCGCGCGGCGTATCCTACGAAAACGGCATGCGCACCGCGCGCGCCTTCCTCGAAGCGCTGGCGCGCACGAGCGTCAAATGA
- the ispD gene encoding 2-C-methyl-D-erythritol 4-phosphate cytidylyltransferase has product MNYFALIPAAGVGARMAAGCPKQYLPLLGKPMLRHTVEAFTRSPLIAHTYVVVSAGDGYAGDVLPADLPGVTVLRCGGATRMESIRNGLRLLGGTIGPDDRVLVHDAARPGLTPALTAKLIDAAGADPAGGLLALPVVDTVKSAAAGKVATMPRTGLWLAQTPQMFPYALLLRALEEAPDPDAITDDASAVELLGLSPRLVEGHPRNLKVTLPADIRIAEMYLTMDPET; this is encoded by the coding sequence ATGAACTATTTTGCACTGATCCCCGCCGCCGGCGTGGGCGCGCGGATGGCGGCGGGCTGTCCGAAACAATACCTGCCGCTGCTGGGCAAGCCGATGCTGCGGCACACGGTCGAGGCGTTCACGCGTTCGCCGCTGATTGCCCATACCTATGTGGTGGTGAGCGCCGGGGACGGCTATGCCGGCGACGTGCTGCCGGCCGATCTGCCCGGCGTGACCGTGCTGCGCTGCGGCGGCGCCACGCGGATGGAATCGATCCGCAACGGCTTGCGGCTGCTGGGCGGCACGATCGGCCCCGACGACCGCGTGCTGGTGCACGACGCGGCCCGGCCCGGCCTGACGCCGGCGCTGACGGCGAAGCTGATCGACGCTGCGGGCGCCGACCCGGCCGGCGGACTGCTCGCGCTGCCCGTGGTCGATACCGTGAAAAGCGCAGCCGCCGGCAAGGTGGCGACCATGCCGCGCACCGGCCTGTGGCTGGCGCAGACACCGCAGATGTTCCCGTACGCGCTGCTGCTGCGCGCGCTGGAGGAAGCACCCGATCCCGATGCGATCACCGACGACGCCAGCGCCGTCGAACTGCTGGGGCTGTCGCCGCGGCTGGTCGAAGGCCACCCGCGCAACCTGAAGGTGACGCTCCCGGCCGATATCCGCATCGCCGAAATGTATCTTACGATGGACCCAGAAACATGA
- a CDS encoding FHA domain-containing protein: MTAPYFIEILARNGDVLSRQRFESLPVTLGRGYDNDVVLDDAHTAPHHAVLEREDDGALVLRDAGSQNGIVLHGRREPLVPLTGTTVVRLGHTRLRVRDASFPVEPELTDTTMHAWEGGAPALAGLALVALFIGVEQALTDTEGFQAIRYLLTIASGLGAGLLWSGIWALVNRLFGSHARLGRHLFILGAGLVTIGAWKALSSVLAFAWSAEVFTRYGNHVAILIVCCMVYFHVRTVRPQMQPRRLQIACGVLLGLGSGLVLMSNLQGTGRLADELYMSVLLPPSVRQSPDHSVDDFMGAAARLRAEADAERKRDVSGDEADDEDDD; the protein is encoded by the coding sequence ATGACGGCGCCCTACTTCATCGAGATCCTGGCGCGCAACGGCGACGTCCTCTCCAGGCAGCGCTTCGAGTCGCTGCCCGTCACGCTCGGCCGCGGCTACGACAACGACGTCGTGCTCGACGATGCCCACACGGCCCCGCACCATGCGGTGCTGGAACGCGAGGACGACGGCGCCCTCGTGCTGCGCGACGCGGGCAGCCAGAACGGCATCGTGCTGCACGGGCGCCGCGAACCCCTGGTACCGCTGACCGGCACCACGGTCGTGCGGCTCGGCCATACGCGGCTGCGCGTGCGCGACGCCAGCTTTCCCGTCGAACCGGAACTCACCGATACCACGATGCATGCGTGGGAAGGCGGCGCGCCGGCGCTGGCCGGGCTGGCGCTGGTCGCCCTGTTCATCGGCGTCGAGCAGGCGCTGACCGATACCGAGGGCTTCCAGGCGATCCGCTACCTGCTGACGATCGCCTCCGGACTGGGCGCGGGCCTGTTATGGAGCGGCATCTGGGCGCTGGTCAACCGGCTGTTCGGCAGCCATGCGCGGCTGGGCCGGCACCTGTTCATCCTGGGCGCCGGGCTGGTCACGATCGGTGCGTGGAAGGCGCTGTCGTCGGTGCTGGCGTTTGCCTGGTCCGCCGAAGTGTTCACCCGCTACGGCAACCATGTGGCGATCCTGATCGTCTGCTGCATGGTGTACTTCCACGTGCGCACCGTGCGCCCGCAAATGCAGCCCCGCCGGCTGCAGATCGCCTGCGGCGTGCTGCTGGGGCTGGGCTCCGGGCTGGTCCTGATGAGCAACCTGCAGGGCACCGGGCGATTGGCGGACGAGCTGTACATGTCGGTGCTGCTGCCGCCGTCCGTGCGCCAGAGTCCGGATCACAGCGTGGACGACTTCATGGGCGCGGCGGCACGGCTCAGGGCGGAAGCCGATGCCGAGCGCAAGCGCGACGTTTCCGGCGATGAAGCGGACGACGAGGACGACGACTGA
- a CDS encoding NUDIX domain-containing protein: protein MSTDAHLREEKVDGGIAYDGGFLKIHKDHVRLPNGAVTSREYIRHPGAVVVLPVLEDGRILLERQFRYPNAQVFIEFPAGKIDEGEDHLDCAKRELVEETGYTATDWQFVATIHNAIAYSDEHLELYLARGLKAGPAKLDEGEFLECFTATLDELLDWVRTGRITDVKTIIGTFWLDKLQRGDWKLG, encoded by the coding sequence ATGAGCACTGACGCTCACCTCAGGGAAGAAAAGGTCGACGGCGGCATCGCCTACGACGGCGGTTTCCTCAAGATCCACAAAGACCATGTACGGCTGCCGAACGGCGCCGTGACCAGCCGCGAATACATCCGCCACCCTGGCGCGGTCGTCGTGCTGCCGGTGCTGGAAGACGGCCGCATCCTGCTGGAGCGCCAGTTCCGCTACCCGAATGCGCAGGTGTTCATCGAATTCCCGGCCGGGAAAATCGATGAAGGCGAGGACCATCTCGACTGCGCCAAGCGCGAGCTGGTGGAGGAAACCGGCTACACCGCCACCGACTGGCAGTTCGTGGCCACCATCCACAACGCGATCGCGTATTCCGACGAGCACCTGGAGCTGTACCTGGCGCGCGGCCTGAAGGCGGGCCCCGCGAAACTGGACGAAGGCGAATTCCTCGAATGCTTCACCGCCACGCTCGACGAGCTGCTCGATTGGGTGCGCACGGGCCGGATCACGGACGTGAAGACGATCATCGGCACGTTCTGGCTCGACAAGCTGCAGCGCGGGGACTGGAAGCTGGGCTGA
- a CDS encoding DUF2818 family protein, whose protein sequence is MDIGAAAWLVILLALVLANLPFFNERVFALLPFAFSAAHGTGQAPSKPFLVRLLELAVLYFAVGGIGRALEGRIGTVFPQTWEFYAISACMFIVLAFPGFVVRYLRKRH, encoded by the coding sequence ATGGATATCGGCGCCGCGGCATGGCTGGTCATCCTGCTGGCCCTGGTGCTGGCCAACCTGCCGTTCTTCAATGAGCGCGTATTTGCCCTCCTTCCGTTCGCATTTTCTGCTGCGCACGGAACGGGGCAGGCTCCCTCGAAGCCTTTCCTCGTGCGGCTGCTCGAACTGGCGGTGCTGTATTTCGCAGTCGGCGGCATCGGCCGCGCGCTGGAGGGACGCATCGGTACCGTGTTCCCGCAAACGTGGGAGTTCTACGCGATCTCCGCCTGCATGTTCATCGTCCTCGCCTTTCCCGGTTTCGTCGTCCGCTACCTGAGGAAGCGCCACTGA
- a CDS encoding TetR/AcrR family transcriptional regulator has protein sequence MDKSPRPGRPRTGRPRTFDEDVALDRAMEVFWEKGYEGSSLPELTAAMGMNRPSLYAVFGNKEALFRRAVERYQSTRMDFCDAALEAATSREVVERLLRGSADAQTCPNSPHGCLGTSGALACGDEARPLRDELVALRSAREDRLRQRLARAVTEGDLPAHADAAQLASFVATVLQGMAVQAAGGATRGQLYRTIDFVMAAWPGK, from the coding sequence ATGGACAAGTCACCCCGGCCGGGCCGTCCGCGCACCGGCAGGCCCCGCACGTTCGACGAGGACGTGGCGCTGGACCGCGCGATGGAAGTGTTCTGGGAAAAAGGCTACGAAGGCAGTTCGCTGCCGGAACTGACGGCGGCGATGGGCATGAACCGGCCCAGCCTGTACGCGGTGTTCGGCAACAAGGAGGCGCTGTTCCGCCGCGCCGTCGAGCGTTACCAGAGCACGCGGATGGATTTCTGCGACGCGGCGCTGGAGGCGGCCACGTCGCGCGAAGTGGTCGAACGGCTGCTGCGCGGTTCGGCCGATGCGCAGACCTGCCCGAACAGCCCGCACGGTTGCCTGGGCACCAGCGGCGCGCTGGCCTGCGGCGACGAGGCGCGCCCGCTGCGCGACGAACTGGTGGCCCTGCGCAGCGCGCGCGAGGACCGGCTGCGCCAGCGCCTCGCACGCGCTGTCACCGAAGGCGACCTGCCGGCGCACGCGGACGCGGCGCAGCTGGCCAGCTTCGTTGCCACGGTATTGCAGGGCATGGCGGTGCAGGCCGCCGGCGGCGCCACGCGCGGCCAGCTGTACCGTACCATCGATTTCGTAATGGCCGCCTGGCCGGGGAAGTGA
- the nuoN gene encoding NADH-quinone oxidoreductase subunit NuoN: MNPTDTNLAPIHAEIFLLIATSAILLIDVYLPAAKRNITYMLSLLALAGAAVITYGDFAAGTTTYAFNNMVVSDPMGNLLKLFTYLSVGITLVYARQYTTDRGMLGGALGGEFYGLALFATLGQMVMIAASNFLSIYLGLELMSLSLYALVALRRDNTNATEASMKYFVLGALASGFLLYGMSMLYGATGTLDLTTMSAKIASGSINNTILVFGLVFVVAGLAFKLGAVPFHMWVPDVYQGSPTGVTLLLGGAPKLATFAIVIRLLVEGLLPLSFDWQQMLLILAVMSLVIGNLTAIAQTNLKRMLAYSTIAQMGFVLLGMMSGVVGTDQANAAAAYSSAMYYSITYVLTTLATFGLIMVLARSGFEAEELADFKGLSKRSGWYALLMTALMFSLAGVPPLMGFMAKLTVLQSVLKAGHLWLTVFAVMASLVGAFYYLRVVKTMWFDEPTDTAPIRVASDKNVVLALNGLMVVVLGVVPGPLLDACTHAISKTLAS, translated from the coding sequence TACCAATCTCGCACCGATCCACGCCGAGATCTTCCTGCTGATCGCCACCTCGGCGATCCTGCTGATCGACGTGTACCTGCCCGCCGCGAAGCGGAACATCACGTACATGCTGTCGCTGCTGGCCCTGGCCGGCGCGGCGGTCATCACGTATGGCGACTTCGCCGCCGGCACCACGACCTACGCCTTCAACAACATGGTCGTGTCCGACCCGATGGGCAACCTGCTCAAGCTGTTCACTTACCTGTCGGTGGGCATCACGCTGGTGTATGCGCGCCAGTACACGACCGACCGCGGCATGCTGGGCGGCGCGCTGGGCGGCGAGTTCTACGGCCTTGCGCTGTTCGCCACGCTGGGCCAGATGGTGATGATCGCGGCCAGCAACTTCCTGTCCATCTACCTGGGCCTGGAACTGATGTCGCTGTCGCTGTATGCGCTGGTGGCACTGCGCCGCGACAACACCAATGCCACCGAGGCGTCGATGAAGTACTTCGTGCTCGGCGCGCTGGCTTCCGGCTTCCTGCTGTATGGCATGTCGATGCTGTACGGCGCGACCGGCACGCTGGACCTGACGACCATGTCGGCCAAGATCGCCAGCGGTTCGATCAATAACACGATCCTGGTGTTCGGCCTGGTGTTCGTCGTCGCCGGCCTGGCGTTCAAGCTGGGCGCCGTGCCGTTCCACATGTGGGTGCCGGACGTGTACCAGGGTTCGCCGACCGGCGTGACGCTGCTGCTGGGCGGTGCGCCGAAGCTGGCCACGTTCGCCATCGTCATCCGCCTGCTGGTGGAAGGCCTGCTGCCGCTGAGCTTCGACTGGCAGCAGATGCTGCTGATCCTGGCCGTGATGTCGCTGGTGATCGGCAACCTCACCGCGATCGCGCAAACGAACCTGAAGCGGATGCTGGCTTACTCGACGATCGCGCAGATGGGCTTCGTGCTGCTGGGCATGATGTCGGGTGTCGTCGGCACCGACCAGGCCAACGCGGCCGCCGCCTACAGCTCGGCGATGTACTACTCGATCACCTACGTGCTGACCACGCTGGCCACTTTCGGCCTGATCATGGTGCTGGCCCGTTCCGGTTTCGAAGCCGAGGAACTGGCCGACTTCAAGGGCCTGTCGAAGCGCTCCGGCTGGTACGCGCTGCTGATGACGGCACTGATGTTCTCGCTGGCCGGCGTGCCGCCGCTGATGGGCTTCATGGCCAAGCTGACCGTGCTGCAATCGGTGCTGAAGGCCGGCCACCTGTGGCTGACCGTGTTCGCCGTGATGGCTTCGCTGGTCGGTGCGTTCTACTACCTGCGCGTCGTCAAGACGATGTGGTTCGATGAACCGACCGACACGGCGCCGATCAGGGTCGCCAGCGACAAGAACGTCGTGCTGGCCCTGAACGGCCTGATGGTGGTGGTACTGGGTGTGGTGCCCGGCCCGCTGCTGGACGCGTGCACGCACGCGATCAGCAAGACTCTGGCGTCCTGA
- a CDS encoding biliverdin-producing heme oxygenase: MAGPVRRRPAGCRIARPRPHLPLIEADLADASLPPVDAALPPAQWQGRDSAAYRWGVAYVIEGSRLGGAVLYRRLAERLAPHPLRYLHNDGVPPGPRWQQFMRALRAHVQGQAAIAEACQGARDAFDSLIALRRAAGDAAQSRAAA; this comes from the coding sequence ATGGCAGGCCCGGTTCGCCGACGGCCCGCAGGATGCCGGATTGCTCGCCCCCGCCCCCATCTGCCGCTGATCGAAGCCGACCTGGCCGATGCGTCGCTGCCGCCGGTCGACGCGGCGCTGCCGCCGGCGCAGTGGCAAGGGCGCGACAGCGCCGCCTACCGCTGGGGCGTGGCGTACGTGATCGAAGGCTCGCGCCTCGGCGGTGCCGTGCTGTACCGGCGGCTGGCGGAGCGGCTGGCGCCGCACCCGCTGCGCTACCTGCACAACGACGGCGTGCCGCCGGGCCCGCGCTGGCAACAGTTCATGCGCGCGTTGCGCGCGCACGTGCAGGGGCAAGCCGCGATCGCCGAGGCATGCCAGGGCGCGCGCGATGCCTTCGACAGCCTGATCGCCCTGCGGCGCGCCGCCGGTGACGCTGCCCAATCGCGGGCCGCCGCATGA
- a CDS encoding ATP-binding protein — MNQPPAPLATPGAPVGLDNCADEQIHIPGLIQPHGALLAFAADGTLRAWSANVPDLLGFVPALGMPYGQLPLAADVAQQLRECLEEGADSPTGIEAVIAGRTFDCVVHGNGTHAIAEFELRHVAADALAAFALKAHAAIERLRRQRSIDALLRHAAEQVRAITGFDRVMAYRFRHDDSGDVVAEARREDLPPFLGTRYPAGDIPAQARRLYTINTLRLIADIAYVPVPVLGAPGDAPLDMSHSVLRSVSPIHVEYLQNMGVSASMSVSIVVNGRLWGLIACHHMAPLRIPYSVRMACDVTAQVLAAAVQSIDSRERMTLAEQAAGVRTRLIETLLHEEDVLSALEQHAGDLAANLGADALVFAQQGKLAAHGVDEELAAAIIASLPPDGDEMLHRCDRDEWPEALRPRIGPWVGLLALHYDPATAGWLLALRKEQVETVRWAGKPEKLEKTGPLGHRLTPRGSFDEWVESVHDKAVPWESARLMVADQLLGEMHRASMARHAETERARMQLLAMLGHDLRDPLQSISMAATVLQHGAQPQQLGQRIERSSGRMQRLISQVLDMSRLDSGLGLAMRKIDVDLSKLVEDLLDEIRMAHPGTVYRADIVPAIHGCADPDRMAQVVSNLLSNARHHGSSGQPILVSLRAEGNRAALEVRNDGAPIAPELEAQLFNPFKRMALQNRANRTGMGLGLYIAENVVKGHGGTVAYRYEAPHVVFRVTFPLRPDGESAA; from the coding sequence ATGAACCAGCCGCCGGCTCCCCTGGCGACACCTGGCGCGCCGGTCGGCCTGGACAACTGCGCGGACGAACAGATCCACATCCCCGGCCTGATCCAGCCGCACGGTGCCCTGCTGGCGTTCGCGGCCGACGGCACGCTGCGTGCCTGGAGCGCCAACGTGCCGGACCTGCTGGGCTTCGTGCCCGCCCTCGGCATGCCGTATGGCCAGTTGCCGCTCGCGGCGGACGTGGCGCAGCAGTTGCGCGAATGCTTGGAGGAAGGCGCCGATTCGCCGACCGGCATCGAGGCGGTGATCGCCGGCCGGACGTTCGACTGCGTGGTGCACGGCAACGGCACGCATGCGATCGCCGAGTTCGAGCTGCGGCACGTGGCGGCCGATGCGCTCGCGGCATTCGCGCTGAAGGCGCACGCGGCCATCGAGCGGCTGCGCCGCCAGCGCTCGATCGATGCGCTGCTGCGCCACGCGGCCGAGCAGGTGCGCGCGATCACCGGCTTCGACCGGGTGATGGCCTACCGCTTCCGGCACGACGACAGCGGCGACGTGGTGGCCGAGGCGCGGCGCGAAGACCTGCCGCCGTTCCTCGGCACGCGCTATCCGGCCGGCGACATCCCGGCGCAAGCGCGCCGCCTGTACACGATCAATACGCTGCGCCTGATCGCCGACATCGCCTACGTGCCGGTGCCCGTGCTGGGCGCGCCGGGCGATGCGCCGCTGGACATGAGCCACTCGGTGCTGCGCAGCGTGTCGCCGATCCACGTGGAATACCTGCAGAACATGGGCGTGAGCGCGTCGATGAGCGTATCGATCGTCGTCAATGGCCGGCTGTGGGGGCTGATCGCCTGCCATCACATGGCGCCGCTGCGCATTCCCTATTCGGTGCGCATGGCCTGCGATGTGACCGCCCAGGTACTGGCCGCCGCGGTGCAAAGCATCGATTCGCGCGAGCGCATGACGCTGGCCGAGCAGGCGGCCGGCGTGCGCACCCGCCTGATCGAAACGCTGCTGCACGAGGAAGACGTGCTCTCGGCGCTGGAGCAGCATGCCGGCGACCTGGCCGCGAACCTGGGTGCGGACGCGCTGGTCTTCGCGCAGCAGGGCAAGCTGGCGGCGCACGGCGTGGACGAGGAACTGGCCGCGGCGATCATCGCCTCGCTGCCGCCGGATGGCGACGAAATGCTGCACCGCTGCGACCGCGACGAATGGCCGGAAGCGCTGCGCCCGCGCATCGGCCCCTGGGTCGGGCTGCTCGCGTTGCACTACGACCCGGCCACGGCCGGCTGGCTGCTGGCGCTGCGCAAGGAACAGGTGGAAACGGTGCGCTGGGCCGGCAAGCCGGAAAAGCTGGAAAAAACCGGCCCGCTGGGCCACCGCCTGACGCCGCGCGGCTCGTTCGACGAATGGGTGGAATCGGTGCACGACAAGGCGGTGCCGTGGGAATCGGCGCGGCTGATGGTGGCCGACCAGCTGCTCGGCGAAATGCATCGCGCCAGCATGGCGCGCCACGCCGAGACGGAAAGGGCGCGCATGCAGCTGCTGGCGATGCTGGGCCACGACCTGCGCGACCCGCTGCAGTCGATCTCGATGGCCGCCACCGTGCTGCAGCACGGCGCGCAGCCGCAGCAACTGGGGCAGCGTATCGAACGGTCGTCGGGCCGGATGCAGCGGCTGATCAGCCAGGTGCTCGACATGAGCCGGCTGGACAGCGGCCTCGGGCTGGCGATGCGCAAGATCGACGTGGATCTGTCGAAGCTGGTGGAAGACCTGCTCGATGAAATCCGCATGGCGCATCCCGGCACCGTCTACCGCGCCGATATCGTGCCCGCCATCCATGGCTGCGCCGATCCGGACCGCATGGCCCAGGTCGTCAGCAACCTGCTCAGCAACGCGCGCCATCACGGCAGCAGCGGGCAGCCGATCCTGGTGTCGCTGCGCGCCGAAGGCAACCGGGCCGCGCTCGAAGTGCGCAACGACGGCGCGCCGATCGCCCCCGAGCTGGAGGCGCAACTGTTCAATCCGTTCAAGCGGATGGCGCTGCAGAACCGGGCCAACCGCACCGGCATGGGCCTCGGGCTGTACATCGCCGAGAACGTGGTCAAGGGGCATGGCGGCACGGTCGCCTACCGCTACGAGGCGCCGCACGTGGTATTCCGGGTCACGTTCCCGCTGCGGCCGGACGGGGAATCCGCCGCCTGA
- the ispF gene encoding 2-C-methyl-D-erythritol 2,4-cyclodiphosphate synthase — MKKLPFRIGQGYDSHRLVEGRQLILGGVAIPHEKGLDGHSDADALLHAVTDAILGAAALGDIGRHFPDTAVEFKGADSRVLLRTAAERVKATGYDIGNVDATIIAQRPKMAPHIGTMVANIAADLGIGADQVNVKAKTNEKLGYLGREEGINAEAVALLVLREA; from the coding sequence ATGAAAAAACTCCCGTTCCGCATCGGCCAGGGCTATGACAGCCACCGCCTGGTCGAAGGCCGCCAGCTGATCCTCGGCGGCGTCGCCATCCCGCACGAAAAGGGCCTCGACGGCCATTCCGACGCCGACGCGCTGCTGCATGCCGTGACCGACGCGATCCTCGGCGCGGCCGCGCTGGGCGACATCGGCAGGCATTTCCCGGACACCGCCGTCGAATTCAAGGGCGCCGATTCGCGCGTGCTGCTGCGCACCGCGGCCGAGCGCGTCAAGGCAACAGGGTATGACATCGGCAACGTCGACGCGACGATCATCGCGCAGCGCCCGAAGATGGCGCCGCACATCGGTACGATGGTGGCCAATATCGCCGCAGACCTCGGCATCGGGGCGGACCAGGTGAACGTCAAGGCCAAGACCAACGAGAAGCTGGGCTACCTGGGCCGCGAAGAGGGCATCAACGCCGAGGCGGTCGCGCTGCTCGTGCTGCGCGAGGCCTGA
- a CDS encoding MFS transporter: MHAPATASPDPVPSPAGDAPPGLSAWLAVLSVGIGAFALVTTEFLPVGLLPQIAAELRVTEGLAGLLVTVPGIVAAIAALAVTVGVGRADRRHVLWALMGVMVISNLLVTFATSFWPILLGRSLLGIGVGGFWSIGVAIGPRLVPLRYTTRATALIFGGVSIGTVAGVPAGALIGELFGWRTAFGIAAGIGVLVLAIQVFLLPPLPPTKATTVRDLPLLLKNAKARVGLAATVLMFIGQFAAYTYITPFLVQVTAMSARTVSALLLAYGAAGFVGNIVGGWAAERSARAALIGTGLVVGLATVALPLFGHGAFAATTLVMVWGLGFGAMPISLQNWMFRAAPDGMETGGALFVATAQVALASGAGVGGLAVDHLGVQSAMVVGGVFALATAAVGWYFGRDSSRAALHAVH, from the coding sequence ATGCACGCACCCGCCACCGCCAGCCCCGATCCCGTGCCATCACCCGCCGGCGACGCGCCACCCGGCCTTTCCGCCTGGCTGGCGGTGCTGTCCGTCGGCATCGGCGCGTTCGCCCTGGTCACCACGGAATTCCTGCCCGTGGGCCTGCTGCCGCAGATTGCCGCGGAACTGCGCGTCACCGAGGGACTGGCCGGGCTGCTGGTCACCGTGCCGGGCATCGTGGCGGCGATCGCCGCGCTGGCGGTCACGGTCGGCGTGGGCCGTGCGGACCGGCGCCACGTGCTGTGGGCGCTGATGGGCGTGATGGTGATCTCGAACCTGCTGGTGACGTTCGCCACGTCGTTCTGGCCGATCCTCCTGGGCCGCTCTCTGCTGGGCATTGGCGTGGGCGGTTTCTGGTCGATCGGCGTGGCGATCGGGCCGCGGCTGGTACCGCTGCGCTACACCACGCGCGCCACGGCGCTGATCTTCGGCGGCGTATCGATCGGCACCGTGGCCGGCGTGCCGGCCGGCGCGCTGATCGGCGAACTGTTCGGCTGGCGCACCGCCTTCGGCATCGCCGCCGGCATCGGCGTGCTGGTGCTGGCGATCCAGGTCTTCCTGCTGCCGCCGCTGCCGCCGACCAAGGCCACCACCGTGCGCGACCTGCCGCTGCTGCTGAAGAATGCGAAGGCCCGGGTCGGCCTGGCGGCCACCGTGCTGATGTTCATCGGCCAGTTCGCCGCCTACACCTACATCACGCCGTTCCTCGTGCAGGTGACGGCGATGAGCGCGCGCACCGTCAGCGCCCTGCTGCTCGCCTACGGCGCGGCCGGCTTCGTCGGCAACATCGTCGGCGGCTGGGCGGCCGAGCGGAGCGCCCGCGCGGCGCTGATCGGCACCGGATTGGTGGTGGGCCTGGCCACGGTGGCCCTGCCGCTGTTCGGGCACGGCGCGTTCGCCGCGACAACGCTGGTGATGGTCTGGGGACTCGGCTTCGGCGCGATGCCGATCTCGCTGCAGAACTGGATGTTCCGCGCCGCGCCGGACGGCATGGAAACCGGCGGCGCGCTGTTCGTCGCCACCGCGCAGGTGGCGCTGGCCTCCGGCGCCGGTGTCGGCGGCCTTGCCGTCGACCACCTGGGCGTGCAGAGCGCGATGGTCGTGGGCGGCGTGTTCGCGCTGGCCACTGCCGCCGTGGGCTGGTATTTCGGCCGCGATTCCAGCCGCGCGGCGCTGCACGCCGTGCATTGA